In Quercus robur chromosome 11, dhQueRobu3.1, whole genome shotgun sequence, the following proteins share a genomic window:
- the LOC126707335 gene encoding sulfate transporter 1.3-like isoform X2 — MEIGSGPSSRHHPQPFSQIHKVERPPKQNVLTEFQTVIKETFFHDEPLRAFRGQRSHTKFYLVLQAIFPILEWARSYNLQKFRGDLIAGLTIASLCVPQDIAYAKLANLDPQYGLYSSFVPPLIYACMGSSRDIAIGPVAVVSLLIGTMGQNEIDPKKNALAYRRLVFTATFFAGVTQFALGFFRLGFLIDFLSHAAIVGFMAGAAITIGLQQLKGLLGITNFTKNTDIISVMHSVFGSVHHGWNWQTIVIGLSFLAFLLLTKYTAKKYPKLFWVSAIAPLTSVIVATFCVFITRADKEGVAIVNRIERGINPSSAHEIYWTGDLFLKGFKIGVVAGLIALTEAIAIARTFAAVKDYNVDGNKEMVAMGTMNIVGSMTSCYVATGSFSRSAVNFMAGCNTAVANIVMSCVVLLTLEFITPLFKYTPNAVLASIIIAAVFPLVDIPAAMLLWKIDKFDFLACMGAFFGVVFKSVEIGLLIAVAISFAKILLQVTRPRTAVLGRLPGTHVFRNVEQYPNAKTVSGIMIIRVDSAIYFSNSNYIKERILRWLSNEEEDLKINNQPRIKYLIIEMSPVTDIDTSGIHSFEELYKTLQNRDVKVC; from the exons ATGGAGATTGGGAGTGGCCCTTCGTCGCGACACCATCCACAACCTTTTTCTCAAATTCACAAGGTGGAAAGGCCTCCTAAGCAAAATGTTCTCACAGAATTTCAAACTGTTATCAAGGAAACTTTCTTCCACGATGAACCCTTACGTGCTTTTCGGGGCCAAAGAAGTCATACAAAGTTTTATCTTGTACTCCAAGCAATTTTCCCGATTCTTGAATGGGCAAGAAGCTACAACCTACAAAAGTTCAGAGGTGACCTGATTGCTGGACTCACCATAGCTAGCCTGTGTGTCCCTCAG GATATTGCATATGCAAAGCTAGCAAATCTTGATCCCCAATATGGGTTAT ACTCTAGCTTTGTTCCACCTCTTATTTATGCCTGCATGGGTAGCTCCAGAGATATTGCCATAGGACCAGTGGCCGTGGTGTCTCTTTTGATTGGAACTATGGGGCAGAATGAGATTGATCCAAAGAAAAATGCTCTTGCTTATAGGCGTCTTGTATTCACTGCTACCTTTTTTGCTGGAGTCACTCAATTCGCACTTGGTTTTTTCAg ATTGGGTTTCTTAATTGACTTTCTGTCTCATGCTGCCATTGTTGGATTCATGGCTGGGGCTGCCATTACTATAGGCCTTCAACAGCTCAAAGGTCTTCTTGGTATAACAAACTTCACAAAGAACACTGACATTATTTCGGTGATGCATTCAGTTTTTGGATCAGTACATCATGGG TGGAACTGGCAGACCATAGTAATTGGGTTGTCATTCTTGGCCTTCCTTTTGCTCACCAAGTACACC gccaaaaaatacccCAAATTATTTTGGGTATCTGCTATTGCTCCATTGACCTCTGTCATAGTAGCCACATTCTGTGTATTTATTACCCGTGCTGATAAGGAAGGTGTAGCAATT GTGAACCGTATAGAAAGGGGCATAAACCCATCATCTGCTCATGAAATCTATTGGACTGGAGATTTATTTCTCAAAGGTTTTAAGATCGGTGTGGTAGCAGGTTTAATAGCATTGACG GAAGCTATAGCGATTGCTAGAACATTTGCTGCTGTGAAGGACTACAATGTGGATGGGAACAAAGAAATGGTGGCAATGGGAACTATGAACATTGTTGGCTCCATGACATCTTGTTATGTAGCTACAG GATCATTCTCTCGCTCTGCAGTAAATTTCATGGCTGGCTGCAACACAGCAGTTGCCAACATTGTGATGTCTTGTGTTGTTCTTCTAACATTGGAATTCATCACACCATTGTTTAAGTACACCCCAAATGCTGTACTTGCTTCTATCATCATTGCAGCGGTGTTTCCCCTAGTTGACATTCCAGCTGCGATGCTACTATGGAAGATTGATAAATTCGATTTTCTTGCTTGTATGGGAGCCTTCTTTGGTGTGGTCTTTAAAAGTGTGGAGATAGGCCTTTTAATTGCG GTGGCTATATCCTTTGCCAAAATCCTCCTACAAGTTACAAGGCCACGGACTGCAGTACTCGGGAGGCTCCCAGGGACTCATGTTTTCAGGAATGTGGAGCAATATCCTAATGCAAAAACTGTTTCTGGAATTATGATTATTCGAGTTGATTCTGCAATCTACTTTTCAAACTCCAACTATATTAAGGAGAG GATTTTGAGATGGCTaagcaatgaagaagaagatttgAAGATAAACAATCAGCCCAGAATCAAATATCTCATCATTGAAATGTCAC CTGTTACCGATATTGACACTAGTGGTATCCATTCATTTGAAGAGTTATATAAGACACTTCAGAATAGAGATGTTAAG GTATGCTGA
- the LOC126707335 gene encoding sulfate transporter 1.3-like isoform X1 has protein sequence MEIGSGPSSRHHPQPFSQIHKVERPPKQNVLTEFQTVIKETFFHDEPLRAFRGQRSHTKFYLVLQAIFPILEWARSYNLQKFRGDLIAGLTIASLCVPQDIAYAKLANLDPQYGLYSSFVPPLIYACMGSSRDIAIGPVAVVSLLIGTMGQNEIDPKKNALAYRRLVFTATFFAGVTQFALGFFRLGFLIDFLSHAAIVGFMAGAAITIGLQQLKGLLGITNFTKNTDIISVMHSVFGSVHHGWNWQTIVIGLSFLAFLLLTKYTAKKYPKLFWVSAIAPLTSVIVATFCVFITRADKEGVAIVNRIERGINPSSAHEIYWTGDLFLKGFKIGVVAGLIALTEAIAIARTFAAVKDYNVDGNKEMVAMGTMNIVGSMTSCYVATGSFSRSAVNFMAGCNTAVANIVMSCVVLLTLEFITPLFKYTPNAVLASIIIAAVFPLVDIPAAMLLWKIDKFDFLACMGAFFGVVFKSVEIGLLIAVAISFAKILLQVTRPRTAVLGRLPGTHVFRNVEQYPNAKTVSGIMIIRVDSAIYFSNSNYIKERILRWLSNEEEDLKINNQPRIKYLIIEMSPVTDIDTSGIHSFEELYKTLQNRDVKLVLANPGAIVTEKLHASEFTKRIGEDMIFLTVADAIEMLSPRIKELL, from the exons ATGGAGATTGGGAGTGGCCCTTCGTCGCGACACCATCCACAACCTTTTTCTCAAATTCACAAGGTGGAAAGGCCTCCTAAGCAAAATGTTCTCACAGAATTTCAAACTGTTATCAAGGAAACTTTCTTCCACGATGAACCCTTACGTGCTTTTCGGGGCCAAAGAAGTCATACAAAGTTTTATCTTGTACTCCAAGCAATTTTCCCGATTCTTGAATGGGCAAGAAGCTACAACCTACAAAAGTTCAGAGGTGACCTGATTGCTGGACTCACCATAGCTAGCCTGTGTGTCCCTCAG GATATTGCATATGCAAAGCTAGCAAATCTTGATCCCCAATATGGGTTAT ACTCTAGCTTTGTTCCACCTCTTATTTATGCCTGCATGGGTAGCTCCAGAGATATTGCCATAGGACCAGTGGCCGTGGTGTCTCTTTTGATTGGAACTATGGGGCAGAATGAGATTGATCCAAAGAAAAATGCTCTTGCTTATAGGCGTCTTGTATTCACTGCTACCTTTTTTGCTGGAGTCACTCAATTCGCACTTGGTTTTTTCAg ATTGGGTTTCTTAATTGACTTTCTGTCTCATGCTGCCATTGTTGGATTCATGGCTGGGGCTGCCATTACTATAGGCCTTCAACAGCTCAAAGGTCTTCTTGGTATAACAAACTTCACAAAGAACACTGACATTATTTCGGTGATGCATTCAGTTTTTGGATCAGTACATCATGGG TGGAACTGGCAGACCATAGTAATTGGGTTGTCATTCTTGGCCTTCCTTTTGCTCACCAAGTACACC gccaaaaaatacccCAAATTATTTTGGGTATCTGCTATTGCTCCATTGACCTCTGTCATAGTAGCCACATTCTGTGTATTTATTACCCGTGCTGATAAGGAAGGTGTAGCAATT GTGAACCGTATAGAAAGGGGCATAAACCCATCATCTGCTCATGAAATCTATTGGACTGGAGATTTATTTCTCAAAGGTTTTAAGATCGGTGTGGTAGCAGGTTTAATAGCATTGACG GAAGCTATAGCGATTGCTAGAACATTTGCTGCTGTGAAGGACTACAATGTGGATGGGAACAAAGAAATGGTGGCAATGGGAACTATGAACATTGTTGGCTCCATGACATCTTGTTATGTAGCTACAG GATCATTCTCTCGCTCTGCAGTAAATTTCATGGCTGGCTGCAACACAGCAGTTGCCAACATTGTGATGTCTTGTGTTGTTCTTCTAACATTGGAATTCATCACACCATTGTTTAAGTACACCCCAAATGCTGTACTTGCTTCTATCATCATTGCAGCGGTGTTTCCCCTAGTTGACATTCCAGCTGCGATGCTACTATGGAAGATTGATAAATTCGATTTTCTTGCTTGTATGGGAGCCTTCTTTGGTGTGGTCTTTAAAAGTGTGGAGATAGGCCTTTTAATTGCG GTGGCTATATCCTTTGCCAAAATCCTCCTACAAGTTACAAGGCCACGGACTGCAGTACTCGGGAGGCTCCCAGGGACTCATGTTTTCAGGAATGTGGAGCAATATCCTAATGCAAAAACTGTTTCTGGAATTATGATTATTCGAGTTGATTCTGCAATCTACTTTTCAAACTCCAACTATATTAAGGAGAG GATTTTGAGATGGCTaagcaatgaagaagaagatttgAAGATAAACAATCAGCCCAGAATCAAATATCTCATCATTGAAATGTCAC CTGTTACCGATATTGACACTAGTGGTATCCATTCATTTGAAGAGTTATATAAGACACTTCAGAATAGAGATGTTAAG CTTGTTTTAGCAAACCCCGGGGCAATCGTGACCGAAAAGTTGCATGCATCGGAGTTTACAAAAAGGATCGGCGAAGACATGATCTTTCTCACAGTTGCAGATGCTATTGAAATGCTGTCGCCGAGAATTAAAGAACTACTATAA